TTGTTTAGACCCTTGGAGATGTGCTTGAGGGACAAATCGGTGAGCTTCTGACAGTCCTGAAGGGTGAGGTGCTCCAAAGTCAAACAGCCCTCCGCTGCGCTCCTGGTCATTCCTGCTAAGTGTCCGATTCCTACATCTGAAACATGTCGGCAGCTTCTCAGATTCAGGCTTTTGAGATTGTGAAGGCCCCAAGCGATAAGCAACAACCCCGTGTTGGTGATATTACTACACCCACCGAGATCCAGAAGTTCCAAGTTCTTTAAATACTGCGCGATCCGTCCCAAACTGGAATCAGTGATCTGCTTGCAAAGACTGAGGTTGAGTATCCTCAATGATGGAATGTCCTGGACGAAGGCATGACCGAGACCATTGTCGGTAAGGTTGTAGCATCCGCTCAAGTTCAGGCTTTCGATGTTGGGCATTCCTTGGATAACGTAGCTAAGACTTCGTCTCAGACTGAGGATCTGGACTTTTTTGATGCCTCTGGTTTGGAGGCTTGGAAAGAGTGACGGGTTTGCTCTTCTCAGATGGAGTTTGGCTTCTACTCCTCTCCATACGGATTTGTGATATGAAGCATCCCTCCATGCCGTGCACACTTGAGCGACTCTGCCTTTGCCTTTAACGTCCAGGTAGTTGAAGATCATCGCCAGGATCTCCGGGAAGAGGCTCGAGATGTGGATCTCCATTTCTGCGAGCTGCTCGTTAGCTTAGCGAAGTTTCTACTGCCGGCGAGGAGCGCATGTACAAAGAATGCGAGGGAAATGTTCGAATAAAAGCACGACAAGAACGAAAATAAAGGCGTTTTGTTGCATTTAAAACTTGCTTTGGGATTCATTCGACTGGAAAAGCCAGCTTACGTCGGAGTAGACGCTGTTTTCGCACCGCCGGGTCTTCGGAACGACTGTTTGCAGATCGCGACGCATGTTTAGTAAACAAAGATGTAACTTAGGTCCATGAAAAAGCTCGCCGATAAGACTCGGGAAAAGAAAACATTCGCGGTTTGAGAAAACAAACGATTTCGCTCGAATACAAATCAGCCATT
The DNA window shown above is from Danio rerio strain Tuebingen ecotype United States chromosome 25, GRCz12tu, whole genome shotgun sequence and carries:
- the fbxl14a gene encoding F-box/LRR-repeat protein 14a, which translates into the protein MEIHISSLFPEILAMIFNYLDVKGKGRVAQVCTAWRDASYHKSVWRGVEAKLHLRRANPSLFPSLQTRGIKKVQILSLRRSLSYVIQGMPNIESLNLSGCYNLTDNGLGHAFVQDIPSLRILNLSLCKQITDSSLGRIAQYLKNLELLDLGGCSNITNTGLLLIAWGLHNLKSLNLRSCRHVSDVGIGHLAGMTRSAAEGCLTLEHLTLQDCQKLTDLSLKHISKGLNKLKVLNLSFCGGISDAGMIHLSHMTQLWTLNLRSCDNISDTGIMHLSMGALRLYGLDVSFCDKVGDQSLAYIAQGLYQLKSLSLCSCHISDDGINRMVRQMHELKTLNIGQCVRITDKGLELIADHLTQLTGIDLYGCTKITKRGLERITQLPCLKVLNLGLWQMTEVKGLGDASEILPLYAS